One window from the genome of Echinicola vietnamensis DSM 17526 encodes:
- a CDS encoding Gfo/Idh/MocA family oxidoreductase — MKTEKNKVLQKAGERRDFLKKSALALGAVSIVPSHVLFSKPEIRDKQGKLLRKASFVPSDRVNLACVGIGNRGEQVINAIDETGQANIVTLCDVDMGAEHTLPSMNKFPKATRFQDFREMLDKDSQHFDAVMVATPDFSHFPVTMAAMAAGKGVYVEKPLARTFHEIELLMKAAEKYGVVTQMGNQGHSEANYFQFKAWVDAGIIKDVTAITCHMNGRRRWHGWDVNMGKFPAAETIPDTLDWDTWLTTAQHHDYNHDFINGQWRCWYDFGMGALGDWGAHIMDTFHQFLDLGLPYEVDPVKIEGHNALFYPQATTLDFKFPKRGKMPEVNVSWYDGLDNIPEVPEGYGSSELDADIPAASNGKIQPAKLNPGKIIYGKELTFKGGSHGSTLSIIPDEKAKAMEGKLPEVPESPSNHFANFLLACKGEEKTRSPFSIAGPLSQVFTLGTLAQRLNAKLEFDRDKKVITNNKFANALLVGPPPRKGWETYYKV; from the coding sequence ATGAAAACAGAAAAAAACAAAGTACTGCAAAAGGCAGGTGAACGTAGGGATTTTTTAAAGAAGAGTGCCTTGGCGCTGGGCGCAGTGAGTATTGTGCCAAGCCATGTGCTCTTTTCCAAACCTGAAATTAGGGATAAGCAGGGCAAATTGCTTCGGAAAGCGTCTTTTGTACCCAGTGATCGGGTGAATTTAGCATGTGTGGGCATTGGCAATAGGGGTGAGCAGGTGATCAATGCCATCGATGAAACCGGTCAGGCTAATATTGTGACCCTCTGTGATGTGGATATGGGAGCTGAGCACACCTTACCGAGCATGAATAAATTCCCCAAGGCTACACGTTTTCAGGATTTTAGGGAGATGCTGGATAAAGACAGCCAGCATTTTGATGCGGTGATGGTAGCTACTCCTGATTTTTCTCATTTTCCCGTGACCATGGCAGCTATGGCTGCTGGTAAAGGGGTGTATGTGGAAAAGCCGTTGGCACGAACATTTCATGAAATAGAGTTATTGATGAAAGCGGCCGAAAAATATGGCGTAGTAACCCAAATGGGCAACCAAGGCCACTCGGAGGCGAATTACTTCCAGTTTAAGGCTTGGGTGGATGCCGGCATTATCAAGGATGTCACGGCAATTACCTGCCACATGAATGGCCGAAGGAGGTGGCATGGATGGGACGTCAATATGGGGAAATTTCCTGCTGCTGAAACTATTCCTGATACGTTGGATTGGGATACTTGGCTGACTACTGCCCAGCACCACGATTATAACCATGACTTTATAAACGGCCAGTGGCGATGCTGGTATGATTTCGGGATGGGTGCCTTGGGAGACTGGGGAGCACATATCATGGATACCTTTCATCAGTTTTTGGATCTTGGCTTGCCTTATGAAGTGGATCCTGTAAAGATCGAAGGACATAATGCGTTGTTTTATCCTCAGGCGACGACCTTGGATTTTAAATTCCCCAAAAGGGGAAAAATGCCGGAGGTAAATGTCAGTTGGTACGATGGACTGGATAATATACCGGAGGTGCCTGAAGGCTATGGCTCATCAGAGCTGGATGCAGATATCCCTGCGGCCAGTAACGGTAAAATCCAGCCGGCAAAGCTAAACCCTGGTAAGATCATTTACGGCAAGGAATTGACCTTTAAGGGAGGATCACACGGCAGTACGCTGTCCATCATTCCTGATGAAAAGGCCAAAGCCATGGAAGGAAAACTTCCGGAAGTCCCTGAAAGCCCTTCAAATCATTTTGCCAACTTTCTGTTGGCGTGTAAAGGGGAGGAGAAAACCAGGTCACCGTTTTCTATCGCAGGGCCACTGAGTCAGGTGTTTACCCTCGGCACATTGGCCCAGCGGCTAAATGCCAAATTGGAGTTTGACCGTGACAAAAAGGTCATCACCAATAACAAGTTTGCCAATGCCCTTTTGGTAGGGCCTCCGCCGAGAAAAGGATGGGAAACCTACTATAAGGTTTGA
- a CDS encoding GNAT family N-acetyltransferase: MIVKNSNDGKKGFFTAMEDDEEAGMMTFTFAGSDRIIIDHTEVNPDFKGQGVGKLMLMNLVDFARENQYKVIPLCPFAKSVFSKEEKIRDVIFS, translated from the coding sequence ATGATAGTCAAGAACAGTAATGATGGAAAAAAAGGTTTTTTCACAGCCATGGAGGATGATGAAGAAGCCGGAATGATGACCTTTACATTTGCCGGAAGTGACCGGATAATCATCGATCATACCGAAGTAAATCCTGATTTTAAAGGACAAGGAGTCGGTAAATTGATGTTGATGAACCTTGTGGATTTTGCTAGGGAAAACCAGTATAAAGTGATTCCTCTTTGTCCTTTTGCAAAGTCCGTTTTTAGTAAAGAAGAAAAAATACGGGATGTGATTTTTAGCTAA
- a CDS encoding carbon-nitrogen hydrolase family protein has protein sequence MKISLVQLCPITGNIEQNISDHIKWINEAGSAHSNLVIFPELSLTGYEPTLAKELAISKDDARLRNFQELSDEKCISIAVGAPLKNHKGITISLLLFHPHQHVQVYSKQYLHEDEVPFFIPEKNQHPLVNNFPIGLAICYEISVAEHIGNVMAKRPTLLLSSVAKDQRGVTNAYHELSDIAIKNKLPVAMVNCVGHADGMRCAGQSAFWDHNGNLIKQLDSTSEAILPLEL, from the coding sequence ATGAAAATTAGTCTGGTACAGCTATGCCCTATCACAGGAAATATCGAGCAAAACATCTCTGATCACATCAAATGGATCAATGAAGCAGGCTCTGCGCATTCAAACCTTGTCATTTTTCCTGAACTCTCGCTCACTGGCTATGAGCCTACCTTGGCCAAAGAACTGGCTATCTCGAAGGATGATGCCCGATTAAGAAATTTTCAAGAATTGAGTGATGAAAAATGTATATCCATCGCCGTGGGGGCACCGCTAAAAAATCACAAAGGAATTACGATTAGCCTATTACTATTTCATCCCCACCAACACGTCCAAGTTTATTCTAAGCAATACTTACATGAAGATGAAGTGCCTTTTTTTATTCCCGAAAAAAATCAACACCCTCTGGTAAACAATTTTCCCATAGGCCTGGCCATATGTTATGAAATCTCAGTTGCTGAACATATCGGAAATGTCATGGCAAAAAGGCCCACTCTTTTGCTTTCCAGTGTAGCAAAGGATCAAAGGGGTGTGACCAATGCCTATCACGAGCTTTCTGATATCGCCATAAAGAACAAACTACCAGTGGCCATGGTCAACTGTGTCGGTCATGCTGATGGCATGCGATGTGCAGGACAAAGTGCATTTTGGGACCATAACGGGAATCTGATCAAACAATTGGACAGTACCTCAGAAGCCATCCTCCCCTTGGAGCTGTAA
- a CDS encoding glycosyltransferase family 39 protein — protein sequence MQKLSTPQPPYALFTGLLFFMALWYWGYDGVTFSDDISYLDLGYRFWNGLPFQEVDLFNYRWGTYVLPGFITYIFGFNDHLASLPSLVSYMMTLMLIWKVLTEYLAKNVFVIFFCSSVYLLHFLPKVYPDSLLVFWVALIPVSAIYRHQKPFLAGMIMAAAFFIGFCTKETIILLAPLPILLFIFDTKKDKKPLFYTYFFLCMAVLVIAYLGYFYVKFDDPFLRFRSIEQGHYISPYSFYDKGWTAVAERLTFSPILTFIERTFWIWIVLSVPGLVRAFKHDKDLHLIFALASLCLLVGFWFMTTSLSFYSPLPLNPRHLIILLPILSVNIALEAKRWTNNFFWNRFATLWIAFGGIVSLGLLDWKLAAFYFSFAAVLLFVPVKWKPACMAVLLLFPVLASVAYQRELKHFDHFKNVFTKTIDTCHPEAPLISHEFVVRSIDVLVGEYDSNLPLFSIHELAEKSTAGGLPKTFTLLTYSYAAHAFPEQESLLKEVNDYATRFNYDQTNIYQDKWIKVIQYDHRKDLSTFSNHGELVENETPSRKVDQ from the coding sequence ATGCAGAAACTCTCTACTCCTCAGCCTCCCTATGCCCTCTTCACGGGATTGCTATTCTTTATGGCACTGTGGTATTGGGGATATGATGGCGTCACTTTTAGCGATGATATTTCTTACCTTGATTTGGGCTATCGCTTCTGGAATGGTCTTCCCTTTCAGGAAGTGGACCTGTTCAATTACAGGTGGGGAACCTATGTGTTGCCCGGTTTCATCACGTATATTTTTGGCTTTAATGACCATCTCGCTTCCTTGCCCTCGCTGGTTTCCTATATGATGACCTTGATGCTCATTTGGAAAGTGCTCACGGAATATTTAGCCAAAAACGTCTTTGTGATTTTCTTTTGCTCCTCGGTGTACTTATTGCATTTTTTACCCAAGGTTTATCCAGATTCGCTATTGGTGTTTTGGGTTGCACTTATTCCTGTATCGGCCATTTATCGGCACCAAAAGCCCTTTCTCGCCGGGATGATCATGGCTGCTGCTTTCTTTATTGGCTTCTGCACAAAGGAAACCATTATCCTGCTTGCCCCACTTCCCATATTGCTGTTCATCTTTGATACGAAAAAGGATAAAAAGCCCCTGTTTTATACTTATTTCTTTCTCTGTATGGCCGTATTGGTGATAGCCTATTTGGGCTATTTTTATGTCAAATTTGACGATCCATTCTTGCGGTTTAGAAGCATCGAGCAAGGACATTACATCTCGCCCTACTCCTTTTATGACAAAGGCTGGACAGCTGTAGCAGAACGGCTTACTTTTAGCCCAATCCTTACCTTTATCGAGCGGACCTTTTGGATTTGGATTGTCCTGAGTGTACCTGGACTGGTCAGGGCTTTTAAGCATGACAAGGACCTTCATTTAATCTTTGCCCTTGCTAGCTTATGTTTGTTGGTTGGGTTTTGGTTTATGACCACCAGTTTATCCTTTTACAGTCCCCTACCGCTCAATCCCCGCCACCTGATCATTTTACTGCCCATCTTATCGGTAAACATCGCCCTGGAAGCCAAACGATGGACCAATAATTTCTTCTGGAACAGGTTTGCTACGCTTTGGATTGCCTTTGGAGGAATTGTATCCTTGGGTTTACTTGACTGGAAATTGGCGGCATTTTACTTTTCATTCGCAGCCGTTTTGTTATTTGTACCTGTCAAATGGAAACCGGCTTGTATGGCGGTATTGTTACTTTTTCCCGTTTTGGCATCGGTTGCCTACCAAAGAGAATTAAAGCACTTCGACCATTTTAAAAATGTCTTCACCAAAACCATAGACACCTGCCATCCGGAAGCACCACTTATTTCACATGAGTTTGTCGTCAGAAGTATTGATGTCCTTGTAGGAGAATATGACAGCAATCTCCCCCTATTTTCGATCCATGAGTTGGCCGAAAAGTCCACTGCAGGAGGCTTGCCCAAGACATTCACCCTTCTCACCTATTCCTATGCCGCGCATGCTTTTCCTGAGCAGGAATCGCTTCTGAAGGAGGTAAATGACTACGCTACTCGTTTCAACTACGACCAAACCAATATCTATCAAGACAAGTGGATAAAAGTCATCCAATATGATCACCGTAAAGATCTTTCTACTTTTTCCAATCATGGCGAACTTGTTGAAAATGAAACCCCGTCAAGAAAAGTGGATCAATAG
- a CDS encoding autotransporter outer membrane beta-barrel domain-containing protein produces MKNNRYLVTFFVTLCTCLLPTISKAQFNENGLVIRSGINFQYSPQDSPYTLPDNIGHESENFTYYFTPGIGKFIGNGFYIGLEGRIGSSSRSMTAMVNGDVTHHSKYQNLIYGGGVLLRKYFNVSDRFTPFVGLSNTFFKEKGDEKSPNGFRSYHYNNFTADIQLGAQYRISPRIGIEAYFTPGGLLVSKDKNASHKADISPNFGESGQHFSFGINYFLGGK; encoded by the coding sequence ATGAAAAACAACCGCTATTTGGTCACGTTCTTCGTGACACTATGTACTTGCTTACTTCCGACGATTTCAAAGGCTCAATTCAATGAAAATGGGCTGGTCATTCGATCGGGAATAAACTTCCAATATAGCCCTCAAGACTCTCCGTACACACTGCCAGACAACATAGGGCATGAATCGGAAAATTTCACTTACTATTTCACTCCTGGCATCGGGAAATTCATTGGAAATGGCTTTTACATCGGCTTGGAAGGCAGAATTGGTTCCTCTTCTCGATCCATGACAGCCATGGTTAATGGTGATGTCACCCATCACTCCAAGTATCAAAACCTGATTTATGGTGGAGGAGTTTTGCTCAGGAAATACTTTAACGTCTCTGACAGATTCACTCCTTTTGTAGGACTAAGCAATACCTTTTTCAAAGAAAAGGGAGATGAAAAATCGCCAAACGGATTCCGTTCTTACCATTACAACAACTTTACCGCTGATATCCAACTCGGCGCACAGTATAGGATATCGCCTCGAATCGGCATTGAAGCCTACTTCACACCTGGCGGCCTTTTGGTCAGTAAGGATAAGAACGCCAGTCACAAAGCCGACATTTCTCCAAATTTTGGCGAAAGCGGTCAACACTTTTCATTTGGAATCAACTATTTCCTTGGAGGAAAATAA